A genomic segment from Nicotiana tabacum cultivar K326 chromosome 9, ASM71507v2, whole genome shotgun sequence encodes:
- the LOC142163851 gene encoding uncharacterized protein LOC142163851, whose protein sequence is MAGDSGRLSSSPCGMVFYHSAQYLISACQSAKEIWEALQTAHERTTQVKQSKIDFLTTEYELFRMKDDESIQDMRTRFTSIINELHSLGETIPRNKLSRKILSVLPSSWESKVNAITEAKDLQTLTIDELVGNLKTYEMKKKKDNERREPNRENNLVLKTDNNDSSGEDGDMAYLTRRFQKMVRRNGGIPKRGSSSKPKHYDLYHKCGKPGHFIKECPLLNQDQYKNNLDKATKRNSVPDKCFKRKNVTGNVIKQALPAWGDSSSESKKENDHGDSSMMETIEKLKKEKDALDEKIANIEHERDDLLEVVVDLKEIIRELEMESRPENSQKGKEVASEAHIKLESELNSVKSSLCAELERNKQLHEELGRVKSDLEKSLKWTWSSDAITAMYTNNGGNRQGIGFQREKIPYNPHSNIGKSLSHSIENVYYVNELKYNLLSVSQICDKGNKVEFVSKICTVTNLVTGEVVLVAKRYKNIYVADFESLQNGDLSCLSVVDDDAELWHRRLGHASFTLLNKLVRKDLVHSLPKSSFKDHKVCDACIKGKQVISSFKPKKEVSTSRTLDLLHMDLCGPMRVASMGGKKYIFVIIDDYSRFTWTLFLRTKDETFKVFVVFVKRIQVKMGNNVACIKSDHGTKSDNAKFDKFCTENGITHNFSAPRTLQQNGVVERKNRTLEDNGKDNVD, encoded by the exons ATGGCTGGAGATTCGGGCAGGCTAtcatcgtcgccttgtggaatgGTGTTCTATCATTCTGCTCAGTAtct GATATCGGCATGCCAATCAGCAAAAGAAATCTGGGAGGCTCTTCAGACAGCTCACGAAAGAACAACACAGGTTAAGCAATCCAAGATCGACTTTCTCACAACTGAATacgagctcttcaggatgaaagATGATGAATCCATCCAAGATATGCGTACTCGCTTCACCTCCATCATTAATGAGCTTCactctcttggtgaaactattccaaGAAACAAGCTTTCAAGGAAAATCCTTAGTGTACTgcccagttcttgggaaagcaaagtgaaCGCCATTACAGAGGCGAAGGACTTGCAGACCCTGACCATAGATGAACTTGTTGGCAATCTAAAAacatatgaaatgaagaagaagaaggacaatgaaagaagagaacccaATAGAGAGAATAACCTGGTCCTCAAGACAGACAACAATGATTCAAGTGGTGAGGACGGTGATATGGCTTACTTGACAAGAAGATTCCAGAAGATGGTTCGCAggaatggaggcattccaaaaaggggaAGTTCTAGTAAGCCAAAACATTATGACCTCTATCATAAATGTGGCAAGCCCGGACACTTCATCAAGGAGTGCCCTCTCCTAAATCAAGATCAGTACAAAAACAACCTTGATAAAGCAACCAAGAGGAACTCGGTTCCTGATAAATGCTTCAAGAGAAAGAATGTCACTGGCAATGTTATAAAGCAAGCTCTTcctgcatggggagactcctccagcgAATCTAAAAAAGAAAATGATCATGGTGATAGTTCAATGATG GAAACAATTGAGAAACTGAAGAAAGAGAAGGATGCCTTAGATGAAAAAATTGCAAATATagaacatgagagagatgacctattaGAGGTGGTAGTGGACTTGAAGGAAATAATTAGGGAACTTGAAATGGAGAGTAGGCCTGAAAATtctcaaaagggaaaggaagttgcaagtgaggcacaTATTAAGCTTGAAAGTGAGTTAAATTCAGTGAAGTCCAGTTTGTGTGCTGAGCTTGAGAGAAACAAACAACTTCATGAAGAACTAGGAAGAGTGAAGAGTGACCTTGAAAAATCactcaagtggacctggtcctctgatgctatcactgccatgtacacCAACAATGGGGGAAACAGGCAGGGGATTGGATTCCAAAGGGAAAAGATtccctacaaccctcatagcaa tATTGGGaagtctctctcacactcaatcgAAAATGTGTACTACGTGAACGAGTTGAAGTACAACTTGCTAAGTGTTTCCCAGATCTGTGACaagggaaacaaggtggaatttgtgtcaaaAATATGTACAGTCACAAACCTAGTGACTGGTGAGGTGGTGCTAGTAgcaaaaagatacaaaaatatctatgttgctgattttgagtctcTGCAGAATGGTGATCTCAGCTGTCTaagtgttgttgatgatgatgctgaattaTGGCATAGGAGGCTGGGTCATGCAAGCTTCACGTTGCTGAACAAATTGGTCAGGAAAGACCTGGTTCATAGTCTGCCCAAGTCAAGTTTCAAGGATCACAAAGTGTGTGATGCATGTATAAAAGGCAAGCAAGTCATATCCTCATTCAAGCCAAAAAAGGAAGTCAGTACCTCAAGGACACTTGATCTTCTTcacatggatctatgtggacccaTGAGGGTGGCAAGCATGGGAGGAAAGAaatatatctttgttataattgacGATTACTCTAGATTCACCTGGACTCTGTTTctcagaaccaaggatgaaacctttAAAGTGTTTGTTGTATTCGTCAAAAGGATTCAAGTGAAGATGGGTAATAATGTAGCTTGCATCAAGTCTGATCATGGGACAAAGTCtgacaatgccaaatttgataAGTTCTGTACTGAAAATGGTATCACTCATAATTTTTCAGCTCCAAGAACacttcaacaaaatggtgttgtggagaggaagaatagaactcttgaaGACAATGGCAAGGACAATGTTGATTGA